One Vicinamibacteria bacterium DNA window includes the following coding sequences:
- a CDS encoding plastocyanin/azurin family copper-binding protein translates to MPSRMIVLAGVLCLCCSAGEAPVATNESAGRAPETITGKTARATGGFPSVVLLVPEGESPEPTVAAPAVMDQYGNAFHPKLLVVRPGQAVEFRNSEDVLHNVHVVNAETRETLFNVGTPVVGSYRHTFDTEGVYDVSCEIHPAMAAFVVVTDAPYTVIADPDGSFGISGLPAGTYRVTVWNLDPGGRLERTIEVREGEDFWELEAGES, encoded by the coding sequence ATGCCGAGCCGAATGATCGTTCTCGCGGGAGTGCTCTGCCTGTGCTGTTCGGCGGGAGAGGCGCCGGTGGCGACGAACGAGTCGGCCGGGCGTGCCCCCGAAACCATCACCGGAAAAACCGCCCGAGCTACGGGAGGCTTTCCGTCGGTGGTCTTGCTCGTGCCCGAGGGCGAGTCCCCAGAACCGACCGTTGCTGCTCCCGCGGTGATGGACCAGTACGGAAACGCATTCCACCCCAAGCTGCTCGTCGTTCGCCCCGGCCAAGCCGTGGAATTTCGTAACAGCGAGGATGTTCTTCACAACGTGCACGTCGTGAATGCGGAAACGCGAGAGACCCTATTCAACGTGGGCACACCCGTGGTCGGCTCCTATCGGCACACGTTCGATACCGAAGGCGTCTACGACGTCTCTTGCGAGATTCATCCCGCGATGGCCGCATTCGTCGTGGTGACCGATGCGCCTTATACGGTGATCGCCGACCCGGACGGTTCTTTCGGCATCTCCGGGCTTCCCGCCGGCACCTACCGCGTCACCGTGTGGAACCTCGATCCCGGAGGTCGGCTCGAACGTACGATCGAGGTGCGAGAGGGCGAAGACTTCTGGGAGCTCGAGGCGGGTGAGTCGTGA